From one Streptomyces sp. NBC_01478 genomic stretch:
- a CDS encoding carbohydrate ABC transporter permease, giving the protein MRLRTVALTAVGWLVALAFLAPYVEMLLTALKPTPELMKSPPSYLPSRWEWSNFKNVWSLTDPPVTDALLFSLYVAAAATLLTLAVGLPAAYYTARHRFRGRGAFLVLVLVTQMFAPTALLVGIYREMVGLDLTDTAEALILVNAAFNLPFCIWILNAYFASIPKELEEAAYLDGTGRFGALVRVTLPLAMPGVVTALVYTFIGAWNEYVVALTITSSSNRMTLTRAIPGFVTSYHEQWQYLFATSLVAIVPVVVLFVFVERYLVSGLTAGGVRG; this is encoded by the coding sequence ATGAGGCTGCGTACCGTGGCACTCACCGCCGTCGGATGGCTGGTGGCGCTGGCGTTTCTCGCGCCCTACGTCGAGATGCTGCTGACGGCGCTCAAGCCGACGCCGGAGCTGATGAAGTCCCCGCCGTCCTATCTGCCGTCCCGGTGGGAGTGGTCGAACTTCAAGAACGTCTGGTCGCTCACGGACCCGCCGGTCACCGACGCGCTGCTGTTCTCCCTGTACGTCGCCGCGGCGGCGACCCTGCTCACCCTGGCCGTCGGGCTGCCCGCCGCGTACTACACGGCCCGGCACCGCTTCCGCGGGCGCGGCGCGTTCCTGGTGCTGGTGCTGGTCACCCAGATGTTCGCGCCGACCGCGCTGCTGGTCGGCATCTACCGGGAGATGGTCGGCCTCGACCTGACCGACACCGCCGAGGCACTGATCCTGGTGAACGCGGCGTTCAACCTGCCGTTCTGCATCTGGATCCTCAACGCGTACTTCGCGAGCATCCCCAAGGAGCTGGAGGAAGCGGCCTATCTCGACGGTACCGGGCGGTTCGGCGCGCTGGTCCGGGTCACCCTGCCGCTCGCGATGCCCGGCGTGGTGACCGCTCTGGTGTACACGTTCATCGGCGCCTGGAACGAGTACGTGGTCGCGCTCACCATCACCTCCTCCAGCAACCGGATGACTCTGACCCGGGCCATCCCCGGCTTCGTCACCTCCTACCACGAGCAGTGGCAGTACCTCTTCGCCACCTCGCTCGTCGCGATCGTGCCGGTGGTGGTCCTGTTCGTCTTCGTGGAGCGCTACCTCGTCAGTGGTCTGACCGCCGGCGGGGTCCGGGGGTGA
- a CDS encoding DUF4091 domain-containing protein, whose protein sequence is MSRVPTAVAAFVAGIVIAATTTAIAGTSTPDTDVNSRSTTTWLTVKVADAMGTRDTITWVPTGSFASSAEVRVPRYPTTAIQGKDTTRLSLAAVRNEQVSAQLAIASGHDLHDVKASVGDLAGPGGAKISGSGTRVRFVKYVPVQRSKSEMDWSATIDQVSSATEVSGDRDPDVVGDALEEASSIDVPAYAAQPLWFTFHIPKSATAGTYSGTVEVTADDGTRVGYPLSVEVANAAVPDPKDYSFFLDVWAQPETMALNSGVELWSDKHWKLIEAYDRDLAGHGQKVINTTIVDNPWHHQWSLGTRQSQTATPYSSMVAWKWDGSRFSFDFSRWDAYVRTALKSGLGPDIGAFSMLAFQDGEHVTYTDTRTGKTVNEPVDLGGARWREAWGTFLPAFVRHLKTKGWLDHTYLSFDERPVDTMTVVKDFVHEVAPDFDDRISVAGSAGTTDIASDLSVSWDTIDQMTAEKAAERRAAGKITTFYVYGTPAHPNTLAYSPAVEARMLPWISAQRHLDGFLRWSYNSWTSDPFSQPVYIFTQGDEYLVYPGRNGPMSSIRWEQLKEGIEDFELIAQVRKKDGGKDDSALTDALTTATRDLDGRTKNVSDIEAARATVVKELTS, encoded by the coding sequence ATGTCACGCGTTCCCACCGCCGTCGCCGCCTTCGTCGCCGGCATTGTCATAGCCGCGACCACCACGGCGATCGCCGGCACCAGTACCCCGGACACCGACGTCAACTCCAGGTCCACGACCACCTGGCTGACCGTCAAGGTCGCCGACGCCATGGGCACCAGGGACACGATCACCTGGGTGCCCACCGGATCCTTCGCCTCCTCCGCCGAGGTCCGGGTCCCGCGCTACCCGACCACCGCCATCCAGGGCAAGGACACCACGCGACTCTCGCTGGCCGCCGTGCGCAACGAGCAGGTCTCCGCGCAGCTCGCCATCGCCTCCGGCCACGACCTGCACGACGTGAAGGCGAGCGTCGGTGACCTCGCCGGACCCGGAGGGGCGAAGATCTCCGGCTCGGGCACCCGGGTCAGGTTCGTGAAGTACGTGCCCGTGCAGCGCTCCAAGAGCGAGATGGACTGGTCGGCCACCATCGACCAGGTCAGCTCCGCCACCGAGGTGTCAGGAGACCGGGACCCGGACGTCGTCGGCGACGCCCTGGAGGAAGCCTCCTCCATCGACGTGCCCGCCTACGCGGCGCAGCCGCTGTGGTTCACCTTCCACATCCCGAAGTCGGCCACCGCGGGCACCTATTCGGGCACGGTCGAGGTCACCGCCGACGACGGCACCAGGGTCGGCTATCCGCTGTCCGTCGAGGTCGCGAACGCCGCCGTGCCGGACCCGAAGGACTACAGCTTCTTCCTTGACGTGTGGGCGCAGCCGGAGACGATGGCGCTCAACAGCGGCGTCGAACTCTGGTCCGACAAGCACTGGAAGCTCATCGAGGCCTATGACCGGGACCTGGCCGGCCACGGTCAGAAGGTCATCAACACCACCATCGTCGACAACCCCTGGCACCACCAGTGGTCTCTGGGCACCCGCCAGTCGCAGACGGCCACCCCGTACTCCAGCATGGTCGCCTGGAAGTGGGACGGCAGCCGGTTCTCCTTCGACTTCTCCCGCTGGGACGCCTATGTACGGACGGCGTTGAAGTCCGGGCTCGGGCCGGACATCGGGGCCTTCTCGATGCTGGCGTTCCAGGACGGCGAGCACGTCACCTACACCGACACCCGCACCGGCAAGACCGTCAACGAGCCGGTCGATCTGGGCGGCGCCCGCTGGCGCGAGGCGTGGGGGACGTTCCTGCCCGCCTTCGTCAGGCATCTGAAGACCAAGGGCTGGCTGGATCACACCTACCTGTCGTTCGACGAACGGCCGGTGGACACCATGACCGTGGTCAAGGACTTCGTCCACGAGGTGGCACCGGACTTCGACGACCGGATCTCGGTCGCCGGGTCGGCCGGCACGACGGACATCGCCTCCGACCTGTCCGTCAGCTGGGACACCATCGACCAGATGACGGCCGAGAAGGCGGCGGAGCGCCGCGCGGCCGGCAAGATCACGACCTTCTACGTGTACGGCACCCCGGCCCACCCCAACACCTTGGCGTACTCCCCCGCCGTGGAGGCGCGGATGCTGCCGTGGATCTCCGCCCAGCGCCACCTGGACGGTTTCCTGCGCTGGTCGTACAACAGCTGGACGTCCGACCCCTTCTCGCAGCCGGTGTACATCTTCACCCAGGGCGACGAGTACCTCGTCTATCCCGGCAGGAACGGCCCGATGTCCAGCATCCGCTGGGAGCAACTGAAGGAAGGCATCGAGGACTTCGAGCTGATCGCCCAGGTGCGGAAGAAGGACGGCGGTAAGGACGACTCCGCCCTGACCGACGCCCTCACCACCGCGACCCGCGACCTCGACGGCCGTACGAAGAACGTCTCCGACATCGAGGCCGCGCGGGCAACCGTGGTGAAGGAGCTGACGTCATGA
- a CDS encoding carbohydrate ABC transporter permease encodes MSAAGGRQGAPAAPEPAPRRRHRRGLRALEPLLWLGPATVLILGMVVWPVVEMIRTSLTRISSTGLSRGFAGGRNYADLFAEDDLPGVLLRTLIWVVGVVVVTILLALALAQLLNTRFPGQRLVRWALIVPWAASVLMTALIWRWMLNDFYGVVNEVLMDLGVLDTPVNWLAHPGQAFAAMMGVAVFVSLPFTSFVLLAGVQSIPAEVYEAARVDGAGPVRTYLGITLPLLRPSLLVAAIINVINVFNSFPIIWAMTRGGPGFDTDTTTTYLYKLAFDNQAVGESAAMAVVNFVLILAVVLVYLRVVRRQEDTA; translated from the coding sequence GTGAGCGCTGCCGGGGGCCGGCAAGGTGCCCCGGCAGCGCCGGAGCCTGCCCCACGCCGCCGCCACAGGCGCGGCCTGCGTGCGCTGGAGCCACTGCTGTGGCTCGGTCCCGCGACCGTACTCATCCTCGGCATGGTCGTCTGGCCGGTGGTCGAGATGATCCGTACCTCCCTGACACGGATCAGCTCCACCGGCCTGTCCCGCGGGTTCGCGGGCGGTCGCAACTACGCCGACCTGTTCGCGGAGGACGACCTGCCGGGGGTGCTGCTGCGCACGCTGATCTGGGTCGTGGGGGTCGTGGTCGTCACGATCCTGCTCGCCCTCGCCCTCGCTCAACTCCTGAACACCCGGTTCCCCGGACAGCGGCTGGTGCGGTGGGCACTGATCGTGCCGTGGGCCGCGTCCGTCCTGATGACAGCCCTCATCTGGCGGTGGATGCTCAACGACTTCTACGGCGTGGTCAACGAGGTGCTCATGGACCTCGGCGTCCTCGACACCCCCGTCAACTGGCTGGCCCACCCCGGTCAGGCGTTCGCCGCGATGATGGGCGTGGCCGTGTTCGTCTCGCTGCCCTTCACCTCGTTCGTCCTGCTGGCGGGGGTGCAGAGCATCCCGGCCGAGGTGTACGAAGCGGCGAGGGTGGACGGCGCCGGTCCGGTCCGCACCTACCTGGGCATCACGCTGCCGCTGCTGCGGCCCTCGTTGCTGGTCGCCGCGATCATCAACGTGATCAACGTGTTCAACTCGTTCCCCATCATCTGGGCCATGACGCGAGGCGGCCCCGGCTTCGACACCGACACGACCACCACGTACCTCTACAAACTCGCCTTCGACAACCAGGCGGTGGGCGAGTCGGCCGCCATGGCCGTCGTCAACTTCGTGCTGATCCTGGCAGTTGTGCTGGTGTATCTGCGCGTGGTCCGCCGACAGGAGGACACCGCATGA
- a CDS encoding TIM-barrel domain-containing protein, with the protein MHVRPSRPSGFLLVAALTAAFLAPVTGPAAHASSLSGASAAGPKVTHSAKAVTVSVPASAGAPGYTLDVATDELSLTTRRAGRTVLAAASGDTGALRFTTSDGAWQHATGITGWTWHNGVLTLTADTTLAGATVEARITPQADRYQLDWDVEGGSPTSLGLAYDLASAGHWYGHGEAETPQGGPGVDQPWPLDSGEVQHSDFGPASYNMIDPFWYTSASTGLRVDTGDTMNVSINGGKDGLGRFTVDSAATYKATVFVESTPLDVYRDYIGIVGKPQQSDATYTQYEKPLWNSWAQFYTHVDQQKLLDYATELHDKGLDGHTIQLDDKWESGYGNLTFDSTTFPDPKGLSEKIHDMGFDFGIWVTLWINLDSDNYQYAADHGYLLRNAADTTKPCDVTWWNGTAGIIDLANPDAKAWYEGNLRKLMATYGIDGLKFDTRFFDEKCAPRDGYQATDYQKLGTELADEFDLQGAGIRVHWSSTAHQAGFVTRQVDKGTGWDSLRASVGQNLAISTIGYPFVESDMIGGSGGQAAPSKDVLVRWAQSASLMPLMYSSTSPVETNDVTTGQKVTYDQQTIDLYAAAIKAHERLAPYIWDQVQATLKTGDPIMRPLFFDFPKDQASYTVDDEWMLGPAVLAAPKLGSGATRTVYLPSGNWFDVNQGTVIHGPATLKGYAAPLGVTPAFVRLGANGALKAIRALKRDGVPAASVLIGPDAPSTGSGKPFEVTTTATNWGTGPLSGVRTSLTVPDGWTAQATTTATARSLRPGAAYTTDWTVTPAADAAWAGHDLTGTVTYRTSAGKTVTVDDTVRATVEATPDSVQDPYRTTQTTDAQYAQAGDQFAIWAAGQDLSGWKDEKGAVYLAGAAGQQSTVRAQLVSQTGESPAGKAAIAIANDLTDPSKGGYAVLAMTKSYGLEFMTDSNGDGVLDTWAGGGSTYHPAHLKLVRDGTTCTAYASKDGETWTTVGTAQVPSAAGAEDAGLVASAVNANYPGDTAEAVFKGFSVTS; encoded by the coding sequence GTGCACGTCCGACCGAGCAGACCCAGCGGCTTCCTCCTTGTCGCCGCCCTGACCGCCGCTTTCCTGGCCCCCGTCACCGGCCCGGCGGCCCACGCGTCGTCCCTGTCCGGCGCCTCCGCCGCCGGGCCGAAGGTGACCCACAGCGCGAAAGCTGTCACCGTGTCCGTCCCGGCCTCCGCGGGCGCCCCCGGCTACACCCTCGACGTGGCCACCGACGAACTCTCCCTGACCACACGTCGCGCGGGCAGAACCGTCCTCGCCGCCGCCTCCGGAGACACCGGCGCACTGCGCTTCACCACGTCCGACGGTGCGTGGCAGCATGCCACCGGCATCACCGGCTGGACGTGGCACAACGGCGTCCTCACCCTCACCGCCGACACCACCCTCGCCGGGGCCACGGTCGAGGCCCGCATCACCCCGCAAGCCGACCGCTACCAGCTGGACTGGGACGTCGAGGGCGGCAGCCCGACCAGCCTCGGACTCGCCTACGACCTGGCCTCGGCCGGCCACTGGTACGGACACGGCGAGGCCGAGACCCCCCAGGGCGGACCGGGCGTCGACCAGCCCTGGCCGCTGGACAGCGGAGAGGTGCAGCACAGCGACTTCGGACCCGCCTCGTACAACATGATCGATCCCTTCTGGTACACCTCGGCCTCGACCGGACTGCGCGTCGACACCGGCGACACCATGAACGTGTCGATCAACGGTGGCAAGGACGGCCTCGGCCGCTTCACCGTCGACTCGGCCGCGACCTACAAGGCCACCGTCTTCGTCGAGTCGACGCCGCTGGACGTGTACCGCGACTACATCGGGATCGTGGGCAAGCCCCAGCAGAGCGACGCCACCTACACGCAGTACGAGAAGCCGCTGTGGAACTCCTGGGCTCAGTTCTACACCCACGTCGACCAGCAGAAACTGCTCGACTACGCCACCGAACTGCACGACAAGGGACTCGACGGACACACCATCCAGCTCGACGACAAGTGGGAGTCCGGGTACGGCAATCTCACCTTCGACTCCACCACCTTCCCCGACCCCAAGGGCCTCTCGGAGAAGATCCACGACATGGGGTTCGACTTCGGGATCTGGGTCACCCTGTGGATCAACCTGGACTCCGACAACTACCAGTACGCCGCCGACCACGGCTATCTACTGAGGAACGCCGCCGACACCACCAAACCGTGCGACGTGACCTGGTGGAACGGCACCGCCGGGATCATCGACCTCGCGAACCCCGACGCCAAGGCCTGGTACGAGGGAAATCTCAGGAAACTGATGGCCACCTACGGCATCGACGGCCTGAAGTTCGACACCCGCTTCTTCGACGAGAAATGCGCCCCGCGCGACGGCTACCAGGCCACCGACTACCAGAAGCTCGGCACCGAACTGGCCGACGAGTTCGACCTGCAGGGTGCCGGCATCCGGGTCCACTGGAGCTCCACCGCCCATCAGGCCGGCTTCGTCACCCGGCAGGTCGACAAGGGCACCGGCTGGGACTCGCTGCGGGCATCGGTCGGCCAGAACCTGGCGATCTCCACCATCGGCTACCCCTTCGTCGAGTCCGACATGATCGGCGGCTCCGGCGGACAGGCCGCACCGAGCAAGGACGTCCTGGTCCGGTGGGCCCAGTCGGCGTCACTGATGCCGCTGATGTACTCCTCCACCTCGCCGGTGGAGACCAATGACGTCACCACCGGCCAGAAGGTGACGTACGACCAGCAGACCATCGACCTCTACGCGGCGGCGATCAAGGCGCACGAACGGCTGGCCCCCTACATCTGGGACCAGGTGCAGGCGACGCTGAAGACCGGCGACCCGATCATGCGCCCGCTGTTCTTCGACTTCCCGAAGGACCAGGCGAGTTACACGGTCGACGACGAGTGGATGCTCGGCCCGGCCGTCCTGGCCGCGCCCAAGCTCGGCTCCGGCGCGACCCGTACGGTGTACCTGCCGTCGGGCAACTGGTTCGACGTCAACCAAGGCACGGTCATCCACGGCCCGGCGACGCTCAAGGGCTATGCGGCGCCGCTCGGGGTGACCCCCGCGTTCGTCAGGCTCGGCGCCAACGGCGCCCTCAAGGCGATCCGGGCGCTGAAGCGGGACGGCGTCCCGGCCGCGTCCGTGCTGATCGGCCCCGACGCCCCCAGTACCGGCTCCGGTAAGCCCTTCGAGGTGACCACCACCGCCACCAACTGGGGCACGGGCCCCCTCAGCGGCGTCCGCACCTCACTGACCGTGCCCGACGGCTGGACCGCGCAGGCCACCACAACGGCGACCGCACGTTCCCTCAGGCCCGGGGCCGCGTACACCACCGACTGGACCGTCACCCCGGCCGCCGACGCCGCATGGGCCGGCCATGACCTCACCGGCACGGTGACGTACAGGACATCCGCCGGGAAGACCGTCACCGTCGACGACACCGTCCGGGCGACGGTGGAGGCGACTCCCGACAGCGTCCAGGACCCGTACCGCACGACACAGACCACCGACGCCCAGTACGCACAGGCGGGCGACCAGTTCGCCATCTGGGCGGCCGGACAGGACCTGTCCGGCTGGAAGGACGAGAAGGGCGCGGTCTATCTGGCCGGCGCTGCCGGTCAACAGTCCACCGTACGGGCCCAGTTGGTCTCCCAGACCGGCGAGAGCCCGGCGGGCAAGGCCGCCATCGCCATCGCCAACGACCTCACGGATCCGTCGAAGGGCGGCTACGCGGTACTGGCCATGACCAAGAGCTACGGGCTGGAGTTCATGACCGACAGCAACGGCGACGGAGTCCTCGACACCTGGGCCGGCGGCGGCTCCACCTACCATCCGGCCCACCTGAAGCTGGTCCGTGACGGCACCACCTGCACCGCGTACGCCAGCAAGGACGGCGAGACCTGGACGACGGTCGGCACCGCACAGGTCCCGTCCGCGGCCGGCGCCGAGGACGCCGGGCTGGTCGCCAGCGCGGTCAACGCCAACTACCCGGGCGACACGGCCGAGGCCGTCTTCAAGGGATTCTCCGTCACCTCCTGA
- a CDS encoding extracellular solute-binding protein yields MKRHLMGVAGALTLALALTGCGKGSASDSSGSDGKTIRFVAAKYDDDTQAYWKALIKDFEAANPGYHVNLEVVDWEQMDSKVKTYVQTKQEPDLLNYNKFSDFARDDLVYKAQDVVSPGVLADFLPLFKEKAEYKGTQYGLPFISSARLFFYNKEIFAKAKISQPPSTWAEVEADAKKIKQAGYIGLGLPLGAEEAQAEFQIWAMNNGGGWTDASGKWAVDQQANIDTLTYLRKLTKEGVTQPNPEATNRKDVFNEFAQGKIGMLNGAVFMRKGFIDPVDKKLNYGVAALPSKDGSTHKTLGVQDYLVAFKKSDGSNRPAVKKFLDYFYQQRNAAQFVSTEGFLSVTKSAGDTLSSDQDAAYYKPFVDALSDAQFAPTDDPAWAAVDGAVKQRIGTAVADADPSKVLKKIQQTAQKGD; encoded by the coding sequence GTGAAACGGCACCTCATGGGCGTCGCCGGGGCTCTGACCCTGGCTCTGGCCCTCACCGGCTGCGGCAAGGGCAGCGCCTCCGACAGCAGCGGCTCCGACGGCAAGACGATCCGCTTCGTCGCGGCGAAGTACGACGACGACACCCAGGCCTACTGGAAGGCGCTCATCAAGGACTTCGAGGCCGCAAACCCCGGCTACCACGTGAACCTCGAAGTGGTCGACTGGGAACAGATGGACTCCAAGGTCAAGACGTACGTCCAGACCAAGCAGGAGCCCGACCTCCTCAACTACAACAAGTTCTCCGACTTCGCCCGCGACGACCTGGTCTACAAGGCGCAGGACGTCGTCTCCCCGGGGGTGCTCGCCGACTTCCTGCCGCTGTTCAAGGAGAAGGCCGAGTACAAGGGCACGCAGTACGGTCTGCCGTTCATCTCCAGCGCGCGGCTGTTCTTCTACAACAAGGAGATCTTCGCCAAAGCGAAGATCTCCCAGCCGCCGTCCACCTGGGCGGAGGTCGAGGCCGACGCCAAGAAGATCAAGCAGGCCGGATACATCGGACTCGGGTTACCCCTCGGGGCAGAGGAGGCCCAGGCCGAGTTCCAGATCTGGGCGATGAACAACGGCGGCGGCTGGACCGACGCCTCGGGCAAGTGGGCCGTCGATCAACAGGCCAACATCGACACGCTCACCTACCTGCGGAAGCTGACAAAGGAAGGGGTCACCCAGCCCAACCCGGAGGCCACCAACCGCAAGGACGTCTTCAACGAGTTCGCGCAGGGCAAGATCGGCATGCTCAACGGCGCGGTGTTCATGCGCAAGGGCTTCATCGACCCCGTCGACAAGAAGCTGAACTACGGCGTCGCGGCCCTGCCGAGCAAGGACGGCAGCACCCACAAGACGCTCGGCGTGCAGGACTACCTCGTCGCGTTCAAGAAGAGTGACGGGTCGAACAGGCCCGCGGTGAAGAAGTTCCTCGACTACTTCTACCAGCAGCGCAACGCGGCACAGTTCGTCTCCACCGAGGGCTTCCTGTCGGTCACCAAGTCGGCGGGCGACACGCTGAGTTCCGATCAGGACGCCGCCTACTACAAGCCGTTCGTCGACGCCCTGTCCGACGCGCAGTTCGCTCCCACCGACGACCCCGCCTGGGCCGCGGTCGACGGCGCCGTGAAGCAGCGCATCGGCACGGCGGTGGCGGACGCCGATCCGTCGAAGGTCCTGAAAAAGATCCAGCAGACCGCGCAGAAGGGCGACTGA